AATTTCTCTAAAGTTTTACTATTTAAACACTTTTTTGATAGCAGCAGTCCATATCTTCTTATTCTGCAgaatttccttctttttttgtgTTTTCTTACAATCATATGTGGCTAAACTCTTTAGATCTAGTTAAATATAGattgaaatttcaattttttttatgaattgtgagatctaaatattattttattgaaaacaaATCAAGAgagttattttattgaaaatattcaaATCAAACTCTTCTAAGAAGAAATTTCAAAAGAATTTCTCTAGGGTTTTGCTACTTAAACACTTTTTTTATAGCAGCAGCCcatatcttcttcttctgccgaattttcttctttcttttgtgttttCTTATAGTCATGTGTGGCTAAACTCTTTATATTTAGTTGAAGATAGGTTGAAGTTTCAAATTCTTTATTGATTGTAAGATTTAAACATTGTCGTTCAATCTTTTATtttccaatatttatgcaatttcagttcttattcttaatattgctttgttaatttattaataggTTCATATTTTCAAGATAGTATGTTGTTAGTTGGGATGATTGAAGTCCGTATAATTGCTTGAGTTATTCAACGGTaagtaacaattagtgtaacCTACTAAgagattgcatgatctagtttAAAACAGTTTGGTTTGTTGGTTAGAATAAAGTCTGTTTAATTCTTAAGgcaattgataaattaaattaatagatgtTGTTTGGGTTGTTTGTTGACTAGGGTTAATTAgtgaatattttctaaataaattaCACCTAAAGAGATATTGGTTATACGAAGGTCTTGCATAACTGGAACTAATTTATTGTAatgaataaagatatttttatctCTATAATTAATTCTCACAACTGAAATTAATCCTATTCTTCTAGTTATTATCGGAGATTTTTAATATCAATTCCTTATGGATTCGATCATATTTACCCTATACACAATTTATATTTGTTGGATTTGAATAAGTTATTTTTGGTAGTACATCTATCAATCCTCAGTATGATATAATTcactttataagaaaaaaattcaaatgaattgtTTCAAATCATGtatgaaattttataagtttaaaaAAAAGAGTTCTATCATTCTAAATAAgagaattgataaaaaaaaataataaattgaactaattttttatttcaaacaagTGATAAGTGATTTTGTATTAAACTAGGGAAAGTGGGTTTGACAAGCAACATTGTTTAGCATGAAACAATACTATAATGGCAGAAATTGTACCTGAATCTGAGAACAATCAATATACTTTTCCATTGCAGCAAGAGACACAACATCCTTGTAGACATGCCTATAAATTTTCAGGATCTTATGATGCCTATGATTAGCAGAAGACATGCAATACTGGCAAGCAGATAAATTGCAATTTATGCAATATCTATTTGTCTCATTCCTACGAATTGGATGAGTTGTGCAAGATTCAAAGAAACTTCTTTTCAGAAAACCCTCGAGCCATTCAACTGGTCTCTTGTTGTTCCTTTGGATTGCGGGTGCTTGTTCTACCTGAGCAAAGTTTATATTTGTTTAAATAAGATATTCATCgttaagaaagaaaaatagcAACTCATTGAATCATAAATACGTCAAtagttaaaagaaaaaacattGTAATACATTAATAGTggaaatataaaatgaaattcTATATCTATTTGATATGGTTCGATTCCTCGTATAACCACGTGTTACCGTCACATATCTTTCTTAAAAAGTTATCACCGTCACGTGTATTTTCACTTTTGAGTCTTAGATCacgaaataattttatattcggATCTTTACTTTCAAGTTTTGGTTTCACACTCAGATTCAAACAAGAATGAAACTTTCTAAAAAAGACACAGTGGCTAAATGATGAATCGAGCCATATCACCATCCCAATGCAAATTATATCTATATAAATTACTATATGGATAGTATGTAATAATGTCTAAGTGTTTAAAATACAGTTTCAAAAACATTAAGACTCTGTTtgacaataattttaatttgaaagtaATATTTAGTGTTTTGATTCCATTAAAAACCTTTTGTTAAAGCAAAACTTACtggttgtattaataaaattttatcaaataaagaggGATATCATTCGAAACAGATAGACGATCAtacctaatagattctctagtcAAATTATAAGCAGTCAGAGTggcagaaatatcagttctagagtctaacaaaaatttacaataattcaaaatcaaactcagTTCAGAAATATTTAAATGTGTAGACTAAAAAGCTTGAACCACTTGCAAATAGTCAATAAGAATGCAGCAATTAAAAAGCAAAAATTTTGTCACAAAGAGTAAACAGTGATGGAGAGTTAAAGTTTCAACAATTACTGGCGTACCATTACCTTCCGAGAAACCAGAAACACCACGTTAAAATATATACTCAGAGTTTTCCACAATAAAATcgtagttaataaaattttgagtttGAAACAAAACTTCATCAACTTGACAAAATCAACTGAAATTGTCCAAACTTGAAGATGACGCACGAATTTGGAGATTCCATTAAAATCTTTAAAGATTGTTTATTATGCAAATAGATATAGAATTCTATTTGCTAAAtgtaaagcaagttttaagatTACTTTTATCGGTGTGGTTGGAAGATCATCGTCTCTCAAGGCAGAGATGAAATCCACTCTTAGATTCATTTCTCTTGCCAACTCCCTAAACTTGGAAAAGGCCAACTCCATCATACCGTGATAATATTGTTCAATAAATTCAATAAGAGGTTACGAAGAATTGGACATTTCAGATCACCTATGTTTATCGAAAAACTAATAGAGCAGTATTAAAAGTCTTATTTGGTTCAGAATGTCTATTCTGAAATTTTTATCGTGGAATATTATCTTAGAACTCTCAAAATTCGTATAACTTGTTTTTTCTTCACTTGAGATTTTGCACATCCTTTCTTAccaaaaaatatatagaaagaTATAAAAGTTTAAGAAacaactaaaattatatatatatatatattcgatTCGAAAAGAGATATTTatggtaagaaaaaaaaagattacttttattatatatcataaataaattttaatgaattaaaaatattattaagtatcaataattttttttaatataaaaatgaaaagacGATATACacgttaaaatttaaatctcaataaataattaatgagaaacttaaaaattatcaaaattataaaaaaatatatattttttgtgacTTAATTTACAAATTATTACTCAATATATTAGATCTAATTCAAATTATATAGAATATATGAGAAAATTATGCAAACAATTGTTggaaacatataaatacatattttaattaataaaaaaaaacacgtGACGTGTAGAGTATTTACACGATAAATTTTTGATTAGATAAAATTCATCCCAATTGACACACAAAGCGAATAGAGCTGCCCCAAATTTCGCAATGTCCCCCAATTTTCGCAATGTTCCAATTTCCAATATATATGCAATTGTTCGAAATGGCTCAAATGTTGATGCTTTTAATTAGTTCATCTTAAAATTTGCCTAACCAAGCATCAATCCTCCATACCTGATAATTGTTTTCTTAATTATGAACAATCGATTgcaaaattaaaaggaaaaaatgtAGAAAGAAGAATTTGCTAACAATTAAGTACTCTATTGAAATTGGGAAGTAGAAGCAATCACTAaacaattcaaaaaaaaaaatgaaaatttaaggaAACAAAGAGAAAGCGAAAGGGAAAGTAAGAAGAAGTAAAATAGAAATTATagggaaaaaaaatcacctGGTGATCCATTTCTTTAGAGAAAGATGAGCTCGCCATGTTGAGGCTTTTTGTTTGAAGAAGAGATAGTGAAATTTTATGCGTTTTTACCATATCGATAAAAGCTAAGTGCCAAAGCCAATAGAATTTAATTGGGAGGGTGGTGGGATGAACTTCCCTTTTCCCTTGATGACATTCGTCAAAAATTGCAGTAGAGTTTGTTCACTTTGAccacaaaaatacaaaattttttttagaaaaatgttATTTAATTGGTATTAGTTGTTGCCATTACTATCTTCCCATCACTCAAGATATCCTTCAATCTCTTGGGTTATATCTCATtttcttgtctttttatttttatgtttcaaATATGGTAAGTAGAAAATAATACAAGgtaatcaaatataatttaagtttttttttactcTCAACAAAACTAATTTTGACCATAATTAAAATTACCAACtgtgttatattttattttattaatttttttaaaaaatattaatatataatatttttttcgtctcaaaatttttatacctttgtaattattttaaaattattgttcagTAACATTGATACGAGAAAGTATATTatcttgaattatttttatttcatgacTCAGAATAATGTTAGAGGAGACAATGGATATACTTGAGCAATCATCAAAATTCATAGATCTCATAAATCTTTACATGAAATAATGAAGTATATATGTACAATTCAATGAATTGAACTAATTTTCCTAATTtatcagaaaaaataaaaatcagtaGGATTTCTTGAGATATCTGAAATCCATTGAGGAACCAATACAGTCTAACTTAGCTCTGCAAAGATTCAACATTTTCAACAACTCAGTAACCTTTTCTTTTGTGCTCTCATCACAACCAACCTGTAAGAGTATCAGTAGCTTCTGAAATGCACCCACTTTAAGTTGAAGTGCTTCAGCTACAACACCTTCTTCCTCTCTCTTCTCATTCTTGCAAAGCTTCCAGAGAATTGACACTGAAAATTTTGATGCCAATTCTGATGCTAAAATCTTTTGAAACAACACAGGAACAATTAGAGCATTCTCATACGCCTTCTCTCTCCCTTCTCTGGAGTCACAAACATGGTCCAAAACGCCCAAAGCCTTTTCACTTATGCTTTTATTTCCATCAATAAGAATCTCTATGATCAAAGAGACCAAACCCATTTCCACAAGTGTTGATGCAATCTTGTAGCTGATTGCTGAAGGAGATATCATGTAAAATATAACCATTAACGATGCTTTTGTGGAAGCAGGGCAAATTGGCTCCTTGATCAAATCCATTAGTGCTTCAGTAACTCCTTCTATCTCCACCAAGGCATTGACATGCTTTTGATCTAAAGAAAGAAGCTCTTTAAGTACCAAAACTGCGCTTTGTCGAGCTGAAAGGTCTCCGTTGCTCTTCAAAAGCCATAACATGCACCGTAAAGAACTCACTGATCCTAGCTTGGCTCGACTTTCTTCGCCAAGTGGAAACATCCATACCAAAACTGATAAGATCTCCACAAGCAAATCTGCATAGTTCTCCACTGTAGAAGAGCTTCCAAATGACTCAAAAGCAGCTGCTAATACACAACCAACTCCATTATCCACAATACACCGTTTATTTCGTTCGCTTTCCTTTCCCCAGTACTTGATCTTCAACACCAATTCTTTACACTTTTTGTGATCCCCTCGTTGGCTTGACGCTGCAATTCTCTTACAAATATCTGAAACCTCGTACGGCGT
The Manihot esculenta cultivar AM560-2 chromosome 1, M.esculenta_v8, whole genome shotgun sequence genome window above contains:
- the LOC110620202 gene encoding U-box domain-containing protein 21 — protein: MMLAWRRRRAEARLARKNKLNNDDSGDNLEMEILVPSHFRCPITLDLMKDPVILSTGITYDRESIDKWIADGNQTCPVTNQVLLSFDQIPNHFIRKMIQDWCVENRSYGIERIPTPRIPVTPYEVSDICKRIAASSQRGDHKKCKELVLKIKYWGKESERNKRCIVDNGVGCVLAAAFESFGSSSTVENYADLLVEILSVLVWMFPLGEESRAKLGSVSSLRCMLWLLKSNGDLSARQSAVLVLKELLSLDQKHVNALVEIEGVTEALMDLIKEPICPASTKASLMVIFYMISPSAISYKIASTLVEMGLVSLIIEILIDGNKSISEKALGVLDHVCDSREGREKAYENALIVPVLFQKILASELASKFSVSILWKLCKNEKREEEGVVAEALQLKVGAFQKLLILLQVGCDESTKEKVTELLKMLNLCRAKLDCIGSSMDFRYLKKSY